From the genome of Schistocerca piceifrons isolate TAMUIC-IGC-003096 chromosome 6, iqSchPice1.1, whole genome shotgun sequence:
ttaaagcaacaaacaactatctccccgtcctgtgtctaattcacgatataatcatacaaactgtcgttACGATTGAGTTCAGCACGGAAGAtgacattccgatcaacggacTTCCACGCCAGCAATGAGGTCTGGGTAGTGTTTGCAAGGTAATCCCACTTCCACAACAGCTgtatacacagtcacagacggtgcagcagggcacagagaagacgcctatcaGACTCTCTGCTGCTGAGAGCCATAGGAAGTATGGAATGGAAGCAGGAGTCGCAAATTGATGTGGttcgatggcttaacgtgaatcgttctgtcgcttctcggatgaggcgacagcttttagagaccgaaactgtatcccggagaccaggatagcgccgaccacgtgtgacataagAAAGAGTCGACCGTTATTTGATTATAAGGCCACGATGGTACTGCCTTAGGACTGCACTGTAGCTGGAATCTGACCTCGCAGTTCCCTGGAAGTGATCAAGGCAAACGgtatacagaaggcttcagcagagtggcctttatttcTGGAGACCTGAtgtctgtttacctctggagtgccttcacagaagggaacgtgttGAGTGGAGCCGTCAAGATGCCACTTGGACGGTCGAaaggtgggccaatgttcttttcacagatgagtcccgatttgatctgGGGAGTGCTTTTCGATGGATTCACGTCtcgaatcagcaagatttaactgctgtcagttaCCGTGAGTAggtcttgggatctcatgcgcggttgttgcgaggtgctgtgggcccagacttcgtacatatggatgataatgctcgatctcaaagagcactggtggttgatgttttcttggaaatggaaggtattacacacatggcgtggcctgctcgctctcccggtttgaatcccatagagcatgtctgggatgcattaaGGCATGGGTTGGAACATGTGAGTAtcaaccaaccactctccaagacttccaAGCAGCTGTGTAGGAAGAATCGGCATTTaagccgtgctgcggctcacgttggtgtcgttgtaggtttccgccctctgttggaggccagaggGTATCGTTTAATTGGCATCGTTGcggttgtttctcttcttctcgtgttgactggcgctacTCGCTTttacaagcgttgcctgtccgctagtggcagcagcggcgcttatcgatatgtagtagctGTTGccttatctttggggcgacgtcgttgtttttctgggtcgtgtgagtgtggcggttggggactcaggaggatcCAGGTCCGCACAGTACGAGAACACGCcaggactgctggcggcatgcatggactgccggatggaagggctgtggtcaagaGGGTGCACGACCGCGTCGTAAACAGGATCCAGCAagccttaagatgagtgcatttcagtccaagtagagaaacctccaccattgtgatatctagCCATTTTCCAGTGACTTGGCTTCGTGTTGCTGCTGGTAGTGACGCAgacgcgaagagcagcgagtggagtcctttctactctggtggtagtggttcctttctcgtttcgggcgttctaaacacagtattctggggacatagtgcagaccgccggttctggctttggcATATTGCTCCATTGTTGGATTTGGTTTACCGGGCGTCATGTagtttcagcaagattatcattagccattcgttagactgccactagtctgagttaccatcctgTTAAGCGAATGCAACTATTTGgtgcctgtctcatcgctcgcgaaagcgtttgttgccggaccttctcagaggtcgattcctggagcactgtctgtatcagttgcttgttttttaaattaacttttgctattttatttgctgttttacagcaggtttcaaaattttttatattattgcttttcctGGCGTGTAAGTGCTTCATCCGTGTTTGTGGTCctttgtcttaaaattctaatttggtatttgtattttagcagtaagccttaaaaccttatttactgccattcctgccgtctgatgccttctgctgtgtttgtggcgacttaccttaatgtttcaatacctgtaagttgtaaattgcagcgagttcttaaacaattcttaatttattgccattcttggcgtgtaaggccttcagccgtaattgtggtcgcttgccttaaaattctaatttggtattggtATTTACGCAGTAaggcttaaaaccttatttactgccattcctggcctcTGATGCCGTCTGCTGGGTTTGCggcgacttacctttaatatttcaatacctgtaatttgtaagttgtagcgagttttaagcaattattaatttatttgccaTTCCTGGCGCGTAAGGCCTTCCGCCCAGATCTCAGTGGCTTgcctttaaaacattatctgttgtatctgtatctaatggtgatttgctaaattgtaactcactgaaaacactattattaacATTGCTGTTTATTCCTTTATTAATAACGCGTggtatttgtatttattgttgagtctggaattactggtttaaaataaattgtgtgtaattgtaaaaggcaaccaatagtaactgattacggccccgaccACAATCGTAACCGAGTCCTGCCTTCCATTGACTACCACCACGTTtcagcgttattgcctcaacatgcgACTGATGATATTCACAGCATGTTCCGTAATTGTCAGGCCTGTTTTGGTGACAGAGgtgatcacaccccatactgagcacacttACCAGTAGTTATAATGTTCGTGCAAATCCGTTAagctggaaaaaacgaagaacatttttatctACCTCCATGAATGtggcagttgattacgttctgtattctttctaCTTTACTCtgacctgtttatactgtttagtggcaaaatttccgtttgttgctttaattttggacaccagtgtatacaaGCATTAGATTTATCTACCATTAAACTCATCTACACTCCACAAATACACATGATGTCGTATTACTCATGTGTAAGGAGAGGGGGCGATGTGCGTGGAAGAAGAACACCGTTTTCGCTCGGCTGCTGAACCCACTCTGTGGGATATCCCAAACATCAATGCCATACAACACTTAAGTTTTTTTTACCCTATTTTGCTTAGTCTGTCGTGAAGCGTTTAAGACATTGTATCGAGAGGATTATGTGAGCACAGCTGGTTGTCACACGCGCATTTAAAGATATCATGAGTTTATTCTTGGATGAAACCTGGCCCAATCCATATCCTCTCTGGAGAAAAAAATCCCTAATGAATGACTGACATCGAAAATATGGAGCACAGTATCACATTAACAAAAGAGATGgccacttacactcctggaaatggaaaaaagaacacattgacaccggtgtgtcagacccaccatacttgctccggacactgcgagagggctgtacaagcaatgatcacacgcacggcacagcggacacaccaggaaccgcggtgttggccgtcgaatggcgctagctgcgcagcatttgtgcaccgccaccgtcagtgtcagccagtttgccgtggcatacggagctccatcgcagtctttaacactggtagcatgccgcggcagcgtggacgtgaaccgtatgtgcagtagacggactttgagcgagggcgtatagtgggcatgcgggaggccgggtggacgtaccgccgaattgctcaacacgtggggcgtgaggtctccacagtacatcgatgttgtcgccagtggtcggcggaaggtgcacgtgcccgtcgacctgggaccggaccgcagcgactcacggatgcacgccaagaccgtaggatcctacgcagtgccgtaggggaccgcaccgccacatcccagcaaattagggacactgttgctcctggggtatcggcgaggaccattcgcaaccgtctccatgaagctgggctacggtcccgcacaccgttaggccgtcttcctctcacgccccaacatcgtgcagcccgcctccagtggtgtcgcgacaggcgtgaatggagggacgaatggagacgtgtcgtcatcagcgatgagagtcgcttctgccttggtgccaaggatggtcgtatgcgtgtttggcgccgtgcaggtgagcgccacaatcaggactgcatacgaccgaggcacacagggccaacacccggcatcatggtgtggggagcgatctcctacactggccgtacaccactggtgatcgtcgaggggacactgaatagtgcacggtacatccaaaccgtcatcgaacccatcgttctatcattcctagaccggcaagggaacttgctgttccaacaggacaatgcacgcccgcatgtatcccgcgccacccaacgtgctctagaaggtgtaagtcaactaccctggccagcaagatctccggatctgtcccccattgagcatgtttgggactggatgaagcgtcgtctcacgcggtctgcacgtccagcacgaacgctggtccaactgaggcgccaggtggaaatggcatggcaagccgttccacaggactacatccagcatctctacgatcgtctccatgggagaatagcagcctgcattgctgcgaaaggtggatatacactgtactagtgccgacattgtgcatgctctgttgcctgtgtctatgtgcctgtggttctgtcagtgtgatcatgtgatgtatctgaccccaggaatgtgtcaataaagtttccccttcctgggacaatgaattcacggtgttcttatttcaatttccaggagtgtattagtagaATGTGCAAAGTCTCTGCCGTAGTTTTTTATGTGGGAGTATCTGTGGAGCTTCTTCATTCTGTTAGTTTTTCACTTCAAGGTGCCGCATTATATACTCAAACTGCTGTTGGCTGCGAGATCATTGTAAAATAACCTCTTACTCATATTTGTGAATAGTTTGCTGGGAGGAAAGCTTGACATCTCGCAGGGAAGCAAGGGTATTTGTGCAAGTTCTCAACTGAATGAGGTAATACATCGTTGTATAAATGTTTCGGTGCTCTGTCGTGTTGCAAACTAATAAAAGTAACTCCAATAACAAACACTAAATTCTTACCTCATACCACGCGTACACAAACCTGTGAATGGAACCCATGTGCATCACAGCTTCCTTCATTCCTTCTTCTTACTCCACGATGATAATTCCTATGAGACTATCTATTTTCGCTATTCATCAGCTGCTTATGTACAATTTTTTATTTCAATATAGTTCGTAATTATCTACTCAGAGATTCTCCTCCCATGGTGCAGAGTCAGCGTATGTCTACATGTTGTAAGTGGTACTGACACATGAACTAATTTTTCTTATCGTTTACAGTGTCCAAGAATTTGTCTTATCACGGAGGTGTCACATAGACGTCACTATTTCTTTCGTCACAAACGAAGCGGAACACCGAGAAAAAATATAACAATTCAAAAAAGTGTGTGCTACACAGAACGATATATTAACAATTTTTGACATTTGAAGAAGCCATCTTGCTGCCAAAACGCATCGTGACGAACTGTTTCTAGTAATAGGAGTGAGCAGAACAGATATATTTTTTCAGTTTCCTAAAATAAATTTGTAACgtctttctaattattttatttttttctaatgttGTGTACTACTATTGAAGTATTAATGTTTTCCCCTGTGCTCCCTCCTAACAGCATTTCAGACTTAATTATAAACAAGCAAAACACGTGCTTTTACTTAAGTGGAGCTTATTGTACACAATTATGCAGGAGACGATTGTTCAATCAGATGTCGAATTTCTTTCACCAGGCAAACACTCTTATTGACAGGATACTCGAATGACAGTGTTGTGGAGTTACTGGACATGGAATGCACCTGGTCCGTGCTTGAGAATTCTCTCGATGACCTCTCTGCTGGATTCTTCAGAGTCAGAATCCTCGTCAGAGTCAGAGTCAGATTGCTCGACGCAGTCAGAGAAGGGCGCCCAGACGCATCTGAGCTGGCTGGGGCTGAACTCTGTGTACTTGGGGCACTTGGCGTCTTTGGACTTCCAGCGACCCTGCAGGCGGAAGCAAACGAAGAACTCGCGACAGTCTTCCGGGTCAGGGTTGGGGCCCTCCACTCTGCACTGTGGCTCCTTTATTGAAGACTTGAGCGCCACCTTCAAGGCCTTGGCAGCGCCCAGGGCTTTCCAGAGGTTCGCAGGGTCTCGCCCGTGAGCTGCGGCCAGCACGGCTTCTAGCCGCTTCCACTGCTTGTCTGAAGTCAAATCCTTGATCAGGCGCACCACTTTCGGCCAAGAGTTTTCGCTACGGAAGGACTCCACAGCTTGCTGGACGCCTGCCGCTATCTCAAAGAAGGTCGGGTGTCGGGCCAGCTTGGGAGAGCCTGCCTCCTGGTAGGCCTTTGCCCAGAATTCCCTGGTCGGCACCTTGGCGTCTGGGCTGATGAGTTTCTGGATGACCACGCGGAAGAAAGGCACGATCACCTCGACCGGTTGCTTGGCACCATCGCTGCTCAAGCGCCTCGCCGATGGCTCCTCTGCAGCCTCTACTTCCTTGGCAGCATTCTCTGCTTCTTCCTGATCTTTGGCCTCAACAGCTCCATCCCGATCGTTGGTCTCAGCGGCTTCTTCCTGATTTTTGATCTCAGCGGCTTCTTCCTGATCTTTGGTCTCAGCGGCTTCTTCCTGATCTTTGGTCTCAGTGGCTTCTCCCTGGTCTTTGGTCTCAGCAGCTTCTGCCTGATCTTTGCTTTCAGCAGCTTCTTCCTGGACTTTGGTCTCGACAGTTTCAGCCTGATGGTTGGCCTCAGCAGCAGCGTCTGCCGCGGTTTCGGCCGGTGGTTGGCTGCAGAGTTCCTGGATGAGAAACTTCGGTATGCTGGGGTCGGCAGTCAGCTCCGCACAGTCGAATGGTAGCTGCCCTGGAGCGATGACAGGTGTCTGCAGCTGCGGTAGTTTCGGCAGGCTCCAGCCCTGTGGTTTGCAGACACACTGTGGAACGAGCACAGCCAACCCCTGCGAACAAACACGTTGAATGTTTATTTCAGACTGAAAGTCCTCTTAGAAGTAGGCAACCATcatgacaaatataacaaaaattgtACATATAGAGATTGCAAATATTACGAAAATAAGTGaaaaaattcttatacagactcaCGAAGAGACCGCAGTAAAGAACGAAGAAGTTATATATGCTGCTATTAAGTACGTTGGCCCACCCACTCTGAAGATtagtctttcttttgctactgcctttatcccacattatgcgcagggtcggcagggtacGGATATGGcatggttaattgtaaggggtggccggatgcccttcctgccgccaccccaaaccccccccccccccccccccgggacggaagtagtgtacgtcaactgtctgcgtctagtgtaaatcgtgaaatggtgtgaatgtgtttcaaatgtctgcgagtcgtgtaactgaggcgggacgtggggaccagtccggtattcacctagtaggatgtggaaagccgcctaaaaaccacatccaggctggcaggcacaccggccgtcgtcgttaatccgcagggcggattcgatccggggccagcgagcctacccgagtccaggaagcagcgcattagcgctctcggctatacTGGCGGGTCACCCACTCTGAAGATTAGTAATGAGTTTAAAAAGCATAATATGGTAGTAGATTTTAACGCTATCAAGAAATTGGGGAAGCTCCTCTGACATAGTATAGAGCAGTCTGTTAATAAGTTTTGCAACTGTTAGGACGTATAAGATTAAGTGTGAAGCTTGTGACAAGTTTCACATCGGACAGACTGAGAGGGAGTTCAGAAGGCGATCCAGGGAACACGGATATCCTAGCTGCGGTAGTGCACTAGGAGCTGATTTACGTCAGTTGCAGTCCTCAGCTTCGTGACATCGAAAACAATTTCCAGATCCTTCATTACGAGAATGAGGTGTCTATCTGAATATTTTGGAAGGTCTAGAAATTTTCGTACACAAACGGAGCTTCCATGACTGATTACTTAATAAGCAGGTCAGTGGAACAAGAGATtggttttttcatattttttataat
Proteins encoded in this window:
- the LOC124803014 gene encoding uncharacterized protein LOC124803014, which produces MGKRTYLTHAALILGLAVLVPQCVCKPQGWSLPKLPQLQTPVIAPGQLPFDCAELTADPSIPKFLIQELCSQPPAETAADAAAEANHQAETVETKVQEEAAESKDQAEAAETKDQGEATETKDQEEAAETKDQEEAAEIKNQEEAAETNDRDGAVEAKDQEEAENAAKEVEAAEEPSARRLSSDGAKQPVEVIVPFFRVVIQKLISPDAKVPTREFWAKAYQEAGSPKLARHPTFFEIAAGVQQAVESFRSENSWPKVVRLIKDLTSDKQWKRLEAVLAAAHGRDPANLWKALGAAKALKVALKSSIKEPQCRVEGPNPDPEDCREFFVCFRLQGRWKSKDAKCPKYTEFSPSQLRCVWAPFSDCVEQSDSDSDEDSDSEESSREVIERILKHGPGAFHVQ